In Phaseolus vulgaris cultivar G19833 chromosome 3, P. vulgaris v2.0, whole genome shotgun sequence, the sequence ACATGTTCACTATTATGCCTTCCGCCTTCTTCCACTCTATCATGAGAGGGATGAAGTGGCGCAACACGTTCGCAGTCCCTTTCACGTTCGTATCCATCACCTCCTCGAACTCCTCCTCCGGAACCTCCCACAGCTTGTTGTTCTTGTTGATTGTTCCGGCGTTGTTCACTGATCAACAAATCCACACCCTCATTTCACACTAAAATTTACTTAAATTACTTAATTAATTAGGGTTACGCTTACGAACCTATGATGTCCGGAACGGCCTTGTTGTCCATTACAAGGCGGGCCATTTGCTGAACGCTCTCGGAGGACTTCTGAAACAAATCAACGAAATTGTGTTTGTGAGTGGGAAGAGACAGAGACagtaagagaaagagaaagagaaagaatggTTGTGATTGAAGGAAGAAGCACTAACGACGTCGGCATTGAAGAAGAAATGGTTGAGGTTGCGATTGGTAGAAGAGAGTTGGGTTTGAAGGGAATCTAGATTTTGCTGAGAACGGGAGCAGCCGATAACTGTATGACCTCGAGTGGCGAGTTCAACGGCCAGTGCTCTCCCAATCCCTTTCCCAACTCCTGTTATCAGCACCGTTCTCCCTGTCCCTGTCGTCATCTTTCTCTCTTTCCCCAACTCCATTCCTGCTTTTaaccttttcttcttttctttttttcacaaactcatttttataactttttaaacttattatacaatttcttatttcttaaaattttctATTATAACATACTTAATCTTTTgtaattatacttttatttaatatatcttattttattaaaaatattttatacgaattacttaaaaaataaaattatattttaatttttaaattaatattaatgtataatttttatatgacttttcaagataaaaaagaaCATATTCTCACCCATTTCTACATTAAatcttatataaaataaaataacattcacTTTCAATcgaattttatcttttatttttcaattataattcATCCAAAATTATTATGTATATTACATTTCTATCATGTAAGAATTGAATCATAAGAATAAGAATTGAGTGAAAgagaaaaatgtgtgtttccacttgtattaattataaattcttATCTCCCATGTGAATaacaaaaagtaattaatattgttttaatttattttttggaatCAAGAACCATTAGACAATTCTGACTTGAAAAACAACTACCAaagtattaattataatttattatataatctatAACATTAATGTAAACATTAGAGGTCGGTGTAACTCCATACTTTCTCTTCCTCTTTAACAATTTATTTACTCATATATGACCTgttttttgataaaatattaaatattaattaacttttttcttatatttataaacttttagagtttaaaaaatatactaaaattatgaataaatatttttatatttaaatccaATACATAGTTATTGATTAAAAGCAATTAACTTACATATACTAGAAATACACACGCAAGAATCTGTGTGTatccaaattttattattattactattattattatatatttatatttaataaaataaattataaatttatattatactattttaatttatcataaacttatatatatttacatttattaaaatgaagtataaagtatttttatgtgtttttgtatttattaatatatatatatatatatatatatatataaaagtttataattaaaaaatacacgACAACACTTATATttctaataattattattattattatttgattattaaaattgagattaaaaatataaataacataattatttattatgtttaacAAAGGGCTAGTActtaatatcatttttttaatcttgatTTATATAATAAGTAAGAGTGCATTTCATCCTTTCTAAAGGTtaagataaaaaatactttcgaattattttaaatatatgaaaattttcaaattcttttaaatttataattttttgaaatcttataatttcatattttataaaaaaattacattataaattacaaaatttcaattataaaagtattttaaaaaatcttcaGAAAATTATTACATTcttacaatattttaatttctgtACGTACAAAAATCTTTTGAAATTTCACTTGATTTTGTCCCTAAGAATATATatgtacatatatattttttttatgataagtAATGTTCATTTGTTATGATAAATCTAATTGTAAGaacaaaggaaaagaaaatatttttttaaaaacaaattgtattttaaaaataattaattataaatatataaactttaAGACAATTGTTTGACCATAGTCAATGTTAGTCACACTAGAAATTTCAAAGAAATTAGTCAAAAAGCTATATTAGTTATAAGGattcatcataaaaaaaaatacacaaatataagaatattttatgtaattttatgtACAAGTGGAGAATTATGggacaaaaaataaatctgtttggTTTGAGACTTAGTACAACTCAAATTCATGATCTTATTTGGTTTGCACAATGTACAATCAAGATTAATGTTTATAAAACAATCATTTTAATGCTCTcttgataagaaaaaaaaaacatttcagtctttaataataaaaaaaagaatttaagGGGAAAATAGTGAAGGAATAAGAACGTCATGTGGATGTCTGAAAAGTCGAAAACAAAACATAGTGTTAGGTTTATAGTTAGTGtctttgaaaaaaatttgaGAAACTTACTCATTTGAGAGTGGGGCTGAGTGAGTGA encodes:
- the LOC137806671 gene encoding NADPH-dependent pterin aldehyde reductase, which produces MELGKERKMTTGTGRTVLITGVGKGIGRALAVELATRGHTVIGCSRSQQNLDSLQTQLSSTNRNLNHFFFNADVKSSESVQQMARLVMDNKAVPDIIVNNAGTINKNNKLWEVPEEEFEEVMDTNVKGTANVLRHFIPLMIEWKKAEGIIVNMSSGWGRSGAALVAPYCASKWAIEGLSKSVAKEVGQGMAVVALNPGVIHTDMLSSCFGTSASLYQSPHSWALKAATLILNLTPADNGASLTV